In Rhizobiales bacterium NRL2, a genomic segment contains:
- a CDS encoding c-type cytochrome biogenesis protein CcmF (cytochrome c-type biogenesis protein; required for the transfer of heme to apocytochrome c) — MIPEVGHFALILALAVAAVQGSLPAIGAARRSDTLMAVAGPAAIAQFLLVGTAFSSLMYAYVVSDFTVVNVVENSHSAKPMLYKITGVWGNHEGSMLLWILMLAGFGAAVALFGQGLPATLKARALAVQAWIAAGFLTFTVFTSNPFLRVFPPPANGNDLNPLLQDPGLAFHPPMLYAGYVGFSMAFSFAIAGLIEGRADAAWARWVRPWALIAWIFLTAGVALGSWWAYYELGWGGWWFWDPVENVSFMPWLLGTALLHSAIVVEKRDTLKVWTVLLAILTFSFSLIGTFVVRSGVLTSVHAFATDPERGVFILALLSVAIGGSLILFAVRAPLLRPGGMFAPVSREGGLVLNNLLLVTATVTVFLGTMYPLFLDAVGGGKVSVGPPFYSATFVPLMTPLVAVMAVGPFLQWKRADLVGVAERLKIVAIITLLAALTVAYVTDGGSVLAVLAMGLAAWLFIGALVEWAGKIKLFRVPVRHSLARAAGLPRAAHGMTLAHAGLGVAIAGMIASTAWKVEEIRVMRPGETVEVGGYTYQFDGVRSVEGPNYSADRGTFTVTTDGRAVTVLEPERRSYLVQQRETTEAAIHTTGLADLYAVVGQSDDKGGWTVRLYHQPGIPWIWAGAALMVIGGAFSLSDRRLRVGTPLRRLKPTATTA; from the coding sequence ATGATCCCCGAAGTCGGCCACTTTGCCCTGATCCTCGCACTCGCCGTTGCCGCGGTGCAGGGCAGCCTCCCGGCAATCGGCGCCGCGAGGCGGAGCGACACCCTCATGGCGGTGGCCGGACCGGCGGCGATAGCCCAGTTCCTGCTCGTCGGCACCGCCTTCTCGAGCCTGATGTACGCCTATGTCGTCTCCGACTTCACCGTGGTGAACGTGGTCGAGAACTCGCACTCCGCGAAGCCGATGCTGTACAAGATCACCGGCGTGTGGGGGAACCACGAGGGGTCGATGCTGTTGTGGATCCTGATGCTCGCGGGCTTCGGCGCCGCGGTCGCCCTGTTCGGACAGGGCCTGCCGGCTACCCTCAAAGCCCGGGCGCTCGCCGTGCAAGCCTGGATCGCCGCAGGGTTCCTCACCTTCACGGTGTTCACATCCAACCCGTTCCTGCGCGTGTTCCCGCCGCCGGCCAACGGCAACGACCTCAATCCCCTGCTGCAGGATCCCGGTCTCGCATTCCACCCGCCGATGCTCTACGCCGGCTACGTCGGCTTCTCGATGGCGTTCTCCTTTGCCATTGCCGGTCTGATCGAGGGGCGGGCGGACGCGGCCTGGGCGCGCTGGGTGCGGCCTTGGGCACTCATCGCCTGGATATTCTTGACCGCCGGCGTCGCGCTCGGGAGCTGGTGGGCTTATTACGAACTCGGCTGGGGTGGCTGGTGGTTCTGGGACCCGGTCGAGAACGTCTCGTTCATGCCATGGCTGCTGGGCACCGCGCTGCTGCACTCGGCGATCGTCGTGGAGAAGCGCGACACGCTCAAGGTCTGGACCGTGCTGCTCGCGATCCTGACCTTCTCGTTCAGTCTCATCGGCACCTTCGTGGTGCGCTCGGGCGTGTTGACCTCCGTGCATGCCTTCGCCACCGACCCGGAACGCGGCGTCTTCATATTAGCCTTGCTCTCTGTCGCAATCGGCGGCTCGCTCATCCTCTTCGCGGTGCGTGCGCCTTTGCTCAGGCCGGGAGGCATGTTTGCGCCAGTCAGCCGCGAGGGCGGGCTGGTGCTGAACAACCTGCTTCTGGTCACGGCCACCGTGACCGTCTTCCTCGGCACCATGTACCCGCTGTTTCTTGATGCCGTCGGTGGCGGCAAGGTCTCCGTTGGACCGCCCTTCTATAGTGCGACCTTCGTGCCCTTGATGACGCCGCTCGTCGCCGTCATGGCCGTGGGTCCTTTCCTGCAATGGAAGCGCGCCGATCTGGTAGGTGTGGCAGAGCGTTTGAAGATAGTGGCGATTATCACCCTCCTTGCTGCTCTCACTGTTGCCTACGTGACGGACGGTGGCTCGGTGTTGGCCGTGCTCGCGATGGGTTTGGCAGCTTGGCTGTTTATCGGAGCGCTCGTCGAGTGGGCCGGGAAAATCAAGCTGTTCCGTGTGCCGGTGCGACACAGTCTTGCGCGCGCAGCCGGGTTGCCGCGCGCCGCACACGGCATGACGCTGGCGCATGCCGGGCTCGGCGTCGCGATCGCGGGCATGATCGCGTCGACCGCCTGGAAGGTCGAAGAGATCCGCGTGATGCGGCCGGGCGAAACGGTCGAGGTCGGAGGGTACACATACCAGTTCGATGGCGTTCGAAGCGTGGAGGGCCCGAACTATTCCGCCGACCGGGGCACGTTCACCGTTACCACGGACGGACGTGCGGTCACCGTTCTCGAACCCGAGCGGCGATCCTATCTCGTGCAGCAGCGCGAGACGACGGAGGCGGCGATCCACACCACAGGCCTTGCCGACCTCTACGCGGTCGTTGGTCAGAGCGACGACAAGGGCGGATGGACCGTCCGGCTTTACCATCAGCCGGGGATACCCTGGATCTGGGCCGGCGCCGCGCTCATGGTCATCGGTGGCGCCTTCTCCTTGAGCGACCGCCGGCTTCGGGTCGGGACGCCGCTCCGGCGTTTGAAGCCGACGGCCACGACTGCATAG
- a CDS encoding copper-translocating P-type ATPase: MHPEVVQDEPGECPKCGMALEPMTVSDEDKNPELVDMTRRFWVGAALTVPVLVLAMGGLLPGLGPLLERVVPRELSHWLELAFATPVVLWAGWPFFQRGWKSVMTWNLNMFTLIAIGVGAAFAYSAVATLAPGIFPVAFRGPSGEIGVYYEVAAVIVVLVLLGQVLELRARERTGGALRALLDLAPQTARRISTGGDEDEVPLDQVQHGDRLRVRPGDKVPVDGEVLEGHSAVDESMVTGEPMPVEKTAGGKVIGGTVNGTGSFVMRAERVGSETMLAQIVQMVAEAQRSRAPIQRLADVVAGYFVPAVVGVAVLAFIAWAIFGPAPALAHALVAAVAVLIIACPCALGLATPMSIQVGVGRGAQAGVLIKNAEALERFEKVDTLVVDKTGTLTEGKPRVVAVETGDGIGEDEFLRLAASLERSSEHPLAAAIVEAAKDRGLKLSDTEGFDAPTGKGVVGTVEGRRVALGNTRLLDDLSIEAGRFGEKADELRRDGQTVMFVAVDGTVAGLIGVADPIKETTAKAIQELRADGLRIVMLTGDNRTTAEAVARKLGIDEIEAEVLPQEKGEIVKKHKAEGRVVAMAGDGVNDAPALAEADVGIAMGTGTDVAIQSAGVTLINGDLSGIVRARHLSRSVMRNIRQNLFLAFVYNSLGVPIAAGVLYPVFGLLLSPIIAAAAMSLSSLSVVGNALRLRAAKL, translated from the coding sequence ATGCATCCTGAGGTGGTGCAGGATGAGCCGGGCGAATGTCCGAAATGCGGCATGGCGCTCGAGCCGATGACCGTATCGGACGAGGACAAGAACCCCGAGCTCGTCGACATGACGCGCCGTTTCTGGGTCGGTGCCGCACTGACGGTACCGGTCCTCGTTCTGGCCATGGGCGGCTTGTTGCCGGGGCTCGGACCTCTCTTGGAGCGTGTCGTCCCGCGCGAGCTCTCCCATTGGCTCGAGCTCGCTTTCGCGACGCCGGTCGTGCTGTGGGCCGGCTGGCCGTTCTTCCAGCGCGGCTGGAAGTCGGTGATGACGTGGAACCTCAACATGTTCACGCTGATTGCGATCGGTGTCGGGGCGGCCTTTGCCTATAGCGCCGTGGCGACCTTAGCGCCCGGGATCTTTCCAGTGGCGTTTCGCGGCCCATCCGGCGAGATCGGCGTCTACTACGAGGTGGCCGCCGTGATCGTCGTGCTGGTGCTCCTCGGCCAGGTGCTGGAGCTGCGCGCCCGCGAGCGGACGGGAGGGGCCTTGCGCGCGCTTCTCGACCTGGCGCCGCAGACCGCCCGGCGGATAAGCACGGGCGGTGACGAGGACGAGGTTCCGCTCGATCAGGTCCAGCACGGCGACCGCCTGCGTGTTCGCCCCGGCGACAAGGTACCGGTCGACGGCGAGGTGCTCGAAGGGCACAGCGCGGTCGATGAGTCAATGGTGACGGGCGAGCCCATGCCCGTGGAAAAGACCGCGGGCGGCAAGGTCATCGGCGGCACAGTCAACGGCACCGGCAGCTTCGTGATGCGGGCCGAGCGCGTGGGCAGCGAGACCATGCTGGCGCAGATCGTCCAGATGGTCGCCGAGGCGCAGCGGTCGCGCGCGCCGATCCAGCGGCTTGCCGACGTGGTGGCGGGCTACTTCGTGCCGGCCGTGGTGGGGGTCGCCGTGCTTGCCTTCATCGCCTGGGCGATCTTCGGGCCGGCGCCGGCCCTGGCGCACGCGCTGGTGGCTGCTGTTGCGGTGCTCATTATCGCGTGCCCCTGCGCACTCGGCCTGGCGACACCGATGTCGATCCAGGTCGGTGTGGGCCGCGGCGCGCAAGCCGGTGTCCTGATCAAGAATGCCGAGGCCCTCGAACGCTTCGAGAAAGTCGACACGCTGGTCGTCGACAAGACCGGCACGTTGACCGAAGGCAAGCCGCGTGTCGTCGCCGTCGAGACCGGCGACGGGATCGGCGAGGACGAGTTCCTGCGCCTCGCCGCAAGCCTCGAGCGGTCGAGCGAGCACCCGCTCGCAGCCGCCATCGTCGAGGCGGCGAAGGACCGCGGGCTCAAGCTTTCCGATACCGAAGGCTTCGACGCGCCCACCGGCAAAGGCGTCGTCGGCACAGTGGAGGGACGGCGGGTCGCGCTCGGCAATACGCGCCTTCTGGACGACCTGAGCATCGAGGCTGGGCGCTTCGGCGAAAAGGCGGACGAGCTGCGCCGCGACGGCCAGACGGTGATGTTCGTCGCGGTGGATGGCACGGTCGCGGGCCTGATCGGTGTGGCGGACCCGATCAAGGAGACGACGGCAAAGGCCATACAGGAACTCCGCGCGGACGGCCTGCGGATCGTCATGCTCACGGGCGACAACCGCACGACCGCCGAGGCTGTCGCCCGCAAGCTCGGTATCGATGAGATCGAAGCCGAAGTGCTGCCGCAGGAAAAGGGCGAGATCGTCAAGAAGCACAAGGCCGAAGGCCGCGTCGTTGCGATGGCCGGGGACGGCGTAAACGACGCGCCGGCTCTGGCGGAGGCCGATGTCGGCATCGCCATGGGCACCGGCACCGACGTGGCGATCCAGAGTGCCGGCGTTACCCTGATAAATGGCGATCTTTCCGGCATCGTGCGCGCGCGGCACCTGAGCCGCAGCGTGATGCGGAACATCCGGCAGAACCTGTTTCTCGCCTTCGTCTACAACTCGCTCGGCGTGCCGATTGCCGCAGGCGTGCTCTACCCGGTTTTCGGCCTCCTGCTGAGCCCCATTATCGCTGCCGCAGCGATGAGCTTGAGCTCGCTTTCGGTGGTCGGCAATGCGCTCCGACTGAGAGCGGCCAAGTTGTGA